One Blastopirellula marina genomic region harbors:
- a CDS encoding thioredoxin family protein — protein MQKVIVVIVALMSFAAPVVLTLASYSSSGVSTADDVRPRDLPGKILFFSANWCPACRHADPSYQELRNAGYPIRKVDVDSNPSLAQQYGISSIPQFVYVVDGKEKRRVGGAASAARLKRMYRGGW, from the coding sequence ATGCAGAAGGTAATCGTGGTCATTGTGGCACTGATGAGCTTTGCCGCACCCGTTGTCCTTACATTAGCAAGCTACTCTTCAAGTGGAGTTTCGACCGCAGATGACGTCAGGCCACGTGATTTGCCAGGCAAGATTCTCTTCTTTTCGGCCAATTGGTGCCCCGCTTGCCGGCATGCCGACCCGTCCTATCAAGAACTCCGAAATGCTGGCTATCCGATCCGGAAAGTGGATGTCGACTCGAATCCCTCTCTCGCCCAGCAATACGGGATCAGCTCCATTCCTCAATTTGTCTACGTGGTCGATGGAAAAGAGAAACGCCGCGTTGGCGGAGCCGCATCTGCCGCTCGGCTAAAGCGTATGTATCGTGGTGGATGGTAG